In Longimicrobiaceae bacterium, the genomic stretch CCTCGCCCTCGACCGCCTCCACCATGGCGGCCTCGAACTCCGCCCCGGCGTCCAGCGCCTGCTGCTTCATCTGCCGGCGCAGCTCGTAGGGCTCCACCTCGGGGACGCCGGGGTAGCCGTGCACCGCCCAGGTCTCGGCGTTGCGGGGGTCGCCCGCGTCGAAGACGACGGCCCTGCGGCGGTAGCGGGCCAGCCAGAGCGCGGCGGAGAGCCCCGCGGGCCCGCCGCCCACCACCACCACGTCGTACACTTCCTGCTGCTGCGGCATCGGCACTTCCTTCGCGGCCGGTGAAGGGGGACGGGCGGCCGGGGTGCGTGCAAGCGCCGCGCCGCGCGCCGCGCCCCTGGCGCGGCGCGTGGGGCTTCCCCATGATGGGTGCGAGGGACGGGGAACATCAGACGACGGGGGAGCGACGTGGTCCGGGCGCTGGTCTTCGACTTCGACGGGCTGGTATTCGACAGCGAGACGCACGAGTACGCCGTGGTCCGGGAGATCTTCCGCGAGCACGGCGCGGATCTTCCGCTGGAGCTGTGGGGGACGTGTGTCGGGACGCACGACGGGGCGTTCGACGCGCACGGCTACCTGGAGGAGTGCACCGGGCGCACGCTGGACCGGGAGGCGATCGTCCGCCTCCGCCGCGAGCGCTTCTACGCCGCCGTGGAGGGGCATGGGCCGCTTCCCGGCGTGGAGGCGATGCTCGACGCCGCCCGGGAGATGGGGCTGCGGATCGGGCTGGCGTCCAGCTCCCGGCGCGGCTGGGTGGTGGGGCAGCTCGGCCGGCTGGGGCTCCTCCCGTACTTCGACGCCCTCCGCACCGCCGACGACGTGGCCCGCGTGAAGCCGGACCCGGAGCTGTACCTGAGCGCCTGTGAC encodes the following:
- a CDS encoding HAD family hydrolase — protein: MVRALVFDFDGLVFDSETHEYAVVREIFREHGADLPLELWGTCVGTHDGAFDAHGYLEECTGRTLDREAIVRLRRERFYAAVEGHGPLPGVEAMLDAAREMGLRIGLASSSRRGWVVGQLGRLGLLPYFDALRTADDVARVKPDPELYLSACDALGVAPHEAVAFEDSPNGALAAKRAGMRCVVVPNSVTAALAFGEHDMRLGSLLEVELAALLARLAPPTPD